A genome region from Alteripontixanthobacter maritimus includes the following:
- a CDS encoding MerC domain-containing protein yields the protein MTRTPSRFRITLDRTGIVLSGLCAVHCLASVVLLAALGAGGSALGMWLLDPAIHRFGLVIALFVAAVAIGLGALRHRRAAPFVVAMTGLSFMGGALAVPHGMEEAVLTIIGVALVSAGHILNLRGSHQALSRGDERHT from the coding sequence ATGACGCGCACGCCATCCAGATTTCGCATCACGCTCGACCGCACCGGCATCGTCCTGTCAGGGCTTTGTGCAGTGCATTGCCTCGCCAGCGTGGTGTTGCTGGCTGCATTGGGAGCGGGTGGTAGCGCGCTGGGCATGTGGCTGCTCGATCCGGCGATCCACCGCTTCGGGCTGGTGATTGCCTTGTTCGTGGCGGCGGTCGCCATCGGGCTGGGTGCCTTGCGCCATCGCCGCGCTGCGCCGTTCGTGGTTGCGATGACCGGGCTCAGCTTCATGGGCGGTGCCTTGGCTGTGCCGCACGGAATGGAAGAGGCGGTACTGACGATCATCGGCGTGGCACTGGTTTCTGCCGGACACATCCTGAACTTGCGCGGTTCGCATCAAGCGCTATCTCGCGGGGATGAGCGGCACACTTAG